The Cyclobacteriaceae bacterium DNA segment TCTTGCGGATGTCTTTTCGGCTCAACGGACGGAACATGATGATCTCATCAATGCGGTTCACAAATTCCGGCCGAACGGATTTCCTTAATAACGTCAGCACTTCTTCTTTCGTACCCTCGATTACTTCGAAATAGTTTTCGTCCGTTATTTTTTCGAAGTTTTCCTGGATGATGTGCGAACCAATGTTGGTGGTCATGATGATGATGGTATTCTTAAAGTTGGCTACACGACCTTTATTATCCGTTAACCTTCCATCATCCAATACTTGCAACAAAATGTTGAACACATCCGGATGCGCTTTTTCAATTTCATCCAACAGAATTACTGAATATGGTTTTCTGCGAATGGCCTCGGTAAGCTGCCCGCCTTCATCGTAACCCACATAGCCCGGAGGCGCACCAATTAATCGGCTCACGCTGTGGCGCTCCTGATACTCACTCATGTCGATGCGCACCATCGCATGCTCATCGTTGAACAGGTATTCAGCCAACGCTTTCGATAACTCTGTTTTTCCTACACCGGTTGTTCCCATAAAGATGAACGAACCAATCGGGCGTTTGGGGTCTTGCAAACCCGCACGACTTCTCCGTACAGCATCGCTTAGTGCCTGAATGGCTTCTTCCTGTCCGGCAACGCGCTTGCTTAACTCCTTTTCCAGACTCAATAATTTCTCGCGCTCACTCTGCAACATTTTCGAAACCGGTATGCCGGTCCAGCGGGCCACTACTTCAGCAATGTCTTCACTATCCACTTCTTCCTTCAACAGGGATTTTTCGCCCTGCATTTCTTTCATCTGTTGCTGATATTCATTAAGACGTTTTTCTGCTTCCGTTATTTTACCGTAGCGGATTTCAGCAACTTTTCCATAATCGCCAGCTTTTTCAGCTTGTTCGGCCTCAAACTTTAGTTTATCAATCGCCTCCTTGGTTTTTTGGATTCCCTGCACCACTTCCTTCTCGCTTTCCCATTTTGCTTTCAGGGTATTGCGTTCTTCCGACAGGTCAGCAATTTCCTTGCTGAGTGTGGTTTCCTTCTCTTTGTCTTTTTCCCTACGGATGGCCTCGCGCTCAATTTCCAATTGCATAATTCTTCGGTTGAGCTCATCCAGTTCTTCCGGCAACGAGTCCATCGACAACCGAAGTTTGGAGGCAGCTTCATCCATCAGGTCGATGGCCTTATCTGGTAAGAAACGGTCACTGATATAGCGACTCGAAAGTTCTACTGCAGAAATTACCGCATCGTCTTTAATACGCACACCGTGATGCAGTTCGTACTTGTCTTTTATTCCGCGAAGGATGGAAATCGAATCCTCCACCGAAGGCTCATCAACCATTACCGACTGGAACCTGCGTTCCAGCGCTTTATCTTTCTCAATATACTTTTGATATTCTT contains these protein-coding regions:
- the clpB gene encoding ATP-dependent chaperone ClpB, producing the protein MNFEKFTIKSQEALQKSAEIAMGLQQQAIEPGHVLKAIFETDENVTAYLIKKLAINTGVFQTRLEELLNSYPKVSGQQPYLSSATNTLLQQAEKELREFKDQYIAVEHLLLALLAGKDKAAQVMRDVGFERSTLLKAIKELRGGSSVTDQNAEAKYKSLERYSKNLNELAKKGKIDPVIGRDEEIRRVLQILSRRTKNNPILLGEPGVGKTAIVEGMAQRIVDGDVPENLKTKIIVSLDMGLLVAGAKYKGEFEERLKAVIKEVTDSNGQIILFIDEIHTLIGAGGGGEGAMDAANLLKPALARGELHAIGATTLKEYQKYIEKDKALERRFQSVMVDEPSVEDSISILRGIKDKYELHHGVRIKDDAVISAVELSSRYISDRFLPDKAIDLMDEAASKLRLSMDSLPEELDELNRRIMQLEIEREAIRREKDKEKETTLSKEIADLSEERNTLKAKWESEKEVVQGIQKTKEAIDKLKFEAEQAEKAGDYGKVAEIRYGKITEAEKRLNEYQQQMKEMQGEKSLLKEEVDSEDIAEVVARWTGIPVSKMLQSEREKLLSLEKELSKRVAGQEEAIQALSDAVRRSRAGLQDPKRPIGSFIFMGTTGVGKTELSKALAEYLFNDEHAMVRIDMSEYQERHSVSRLIGAPPGYVGYDEGGQLTEAIRRKPYSVILLDEIEKAHPDVFNILLQVLDDGRLTDNKGRVANFKNTIIIMTTNIGSHIIQENFEKITDENYFEVIEGTKEEVLTLLRKSVRPEFVNRIDEIIMFRPLSRKDIRKIVDIQVDLVRKRLEEAGIKIEISDAARDRLAKIGYDPQFGARPLKRVMQREVLNELSKQILAGKVHKDSVIFIDIKNENEFVFENLEAATIVNELS